Proteins co-encoded in one Hypomesus transpacificus isolate Combined female unplaced genomic scaffold, fHypTra1 scaffold_124, whole genome shotgun sequence genomic window:
- the sf3b4 gene encoding splicing factor 3B subunit 4 isoform X1 — translation MAAGPISERNQDATVYVGGLDEKVSEPLLWELFLQAGPVVNTHMPKDRVTGQHQGYGFVEFLSEEDADYAIKIMNMIKLYGKPIRVNKASAHNKNLDVGANIFIGNLDPEIDEKLLYDTFSAFGVILQTPKIMRDPDTGNSKGYAFINFASFDASDAAIEAMNGQYLCNRPITVSYAFKKDSKGERHGSAAERLLAAQNPLSQADRPHQLFADAPPPPSAPTPVLTTLGTGMPMPGMPPPGAFPPVPPPGSIPPGMPPGMPMPPAPGTPGPQGGSGGPPPGPPPFPPAGMHPPGMPQMSMHPHGPPGMVPPPPGPPGSNQHRAPPPPGMPPHPHMGMPPRGPFGHPMGHPMHPGMRGPPPPMPPPGYGGGPPRPPPFSYQRGPPMPPRPPGSLPRGPMRGPMPP, via the exons ATGGCGGCGGGGCCAATTTCGGAGCGGAATCAAG ATGCCACCGTGTATGTGGGTGGTCTGGATGAGAAAGTGTCTGAGCCACTTCTCTGGGAGCTCTTCCTACAGGCCGGGCCagtcgtaaacacacacatgccgaaAGACAGAGTCACTGGACAACACCAGG GTTATGGGTTTGTCGAGTTCCTCAGTGAAGAAGATGCAGACTATGCTATCAAGATTATGAACATGATAAAGCTCTACGGCAAGCCCATCCGGGTAAACAAGGCTTCTGCACACAATAAAAACCTGGATGTGGGTGCAAACATCTTCATTGGCAACCTCGATCCTGAAATCGATGAGAAGCTCCTTTACGACACATTCAGCGCCTTTGGAGTTATCCTTCAGACGCCCAAGATCATGCGTGACCCAGACACGGGAAACTCAAAGGGTTACGCCTTCATCAACTTTGCCAGCTTTGATGCCTCTGATGCCGCTATCGAGGCCATGAATGGCCAGTATCTATGCAACAGGCCTATTACAGTTTCCTACGCTTTCAAGAAGGACTCTAAGGGAGAGCGTCACGGATCCGCTGCAGAGCGCCTGCTTGCTGCCCAGAACCCGCTCTCTCAGGCTGATCGGCCACATCAGCTGTTCGCGGACGCACCCCCGCCGCCCTCTGCCCCGACACCTGTCCTCACCACCCTGGGTACAGGGATGCCCATGCCTG GCATGCCTCCCCCAGGTGCcttccctcctgtcccccctcctGGATCCATCCCCCCTGGGATGCCCCCTGGCATGCCCATGCCTCCTGCTCCAGGGACGCCAGGACCACAAGGGGGCAGTGGCGGTCCCCCACCAGGACCACCTCCATTCCCACCAGCAGGCATGCATCCTCCAG GAATGCCCCAGATGTCAATGCACCCCCATGGACCCCCAGGTATGGTGCCTCCACCGCCTGGACCCCCGGGATCCAATCAGCACAGGGCACCACCACCCCCTGGCAtgcccccacacccacacatgggCATGCCACCAAGAGGCCCATTTGGTCATCCGATGG GTCACCCCATGCATCCGGGTATGAGAGGACCCCCTCCTCCAATGCCTCCACCAGGTTACGGTGGTGGACCCCCACGTCCACCTCCCTTCAGCTACCAGAGAGGGCCTCCGATGCCGCCAAGGCCCCCAGGGTCTTTACCTCGGGGTCCAATGAGAGGGCCCATGCCTCCATAG
- the LOC124488137 gene encoding type-4 ice-structuring protein-like has product MKFFLIAAVLVVLAFANGSQSAEAPELDQLKQYFEKITSQLVSATRDLSDKIDAQQLAGQAQTLLQEGKTQLEPLAAQIQEHLKPLSANIEEHLKPLGENLKAQVKPMLDTFQTQMEDMLRKLMDQAKAIGN; this is encoded by the exons ATGAAGTTCTTCCTTATTGCAGCCGTTCTTGTCGTACTTGCTTTCGCAAATG GAAGTCAATCCGCTGAAGCCCCTGAACTGGACCAACTGAAGCAGTACTTTGAAAAGATTACGAGCCAACTGGTCTCTGCTACCCGGGACTTATCAGATAAGATCGATGCACAGCAACTGGCCGGCCAGGCACA GACCCTCCTACAAGAGGGGAAGACTCAGCTGGAGCCTCTGGCAGCCCAGATCCAGGAGCATCTCAAGCCCCTCTCCGCCAACATCGAGGAACATCTGAAGCCCCTCGGTGAAAACCTGAAGGCCCAAGTTAAGCCCATGCTCGACACCTTCCAGACTCAGATGGAAGACATGCTGCGTAAACTGATGGACCAGGCCAAGGCAATTGGAAACTAA
- the LOC124488143 gene encoding brain and acute leukemia cytoplasmic protein-like isoform X2, with translation MGCGGSRADTIIEPRYHESWTRETESTWLTNTDIETPVPGVNSKGTEGSHKEKRMVNTATQCGKLPLTSTGPIHQRRSRCPPHEQMSTDSRMRASNETSGAPPKDVQPVNDGSRKNITAAQSCDGR, from the exons ATGGGTTGTGGTGGAAGTCGGGCGGACACTATAATCGAACCGAGATATCATGAAAGCTGGACCCGAGAAACGGAATCTACGTGGCTTACCAACACCGACATAGAAACCCCTGTCCCCGGAGTCAACA GTAAGGGGACGGAGGGCAGTCACAAGGAAAAGAGGATGGTAAATACAGCTACCCAGTGTGGAAAGCTACCCCTCACCAGCACTGGGCCCATCCACCAGAGGAGATCACGCTGCCCCCCCCATGAA CAAATGAGCACGGACTCGAGAATGAGAGCATCTAACGAAACAAGTGGTGCACCCCCAAAGGACGTCCAGCCTGTGAACGATGGTAGCAGGAAAAATATCACAGCAGCCCAGAGCTGTGATGGAAGGTGA
- the lix1l gene encoding LIX1-like protein has product MESIRPQRLQPGIGFGVGSTGTMRSSLRPGVTIQPVPLLPSPASMYASSGPPPPLQLHSFHGTIGAGLGAGVSGFGLCNPGNPTVLKEAVEAVVRSFAKHTQGYGRVNVVEALQEFWQMKQSRGADLRNGALVVYEMTPSNNPPYVCYVSLPGGSCFGSFQLCPTKAEARRSAAKIALMNSVFNEHPSRRITDEFIEKSVCEALASFNGNREEADNPNTGIGAFRFMLESNKGKSMLEFQELMTVFQLLHWNGSLKAMRERQCSRQEVLAHYSHRALDDDMRTQMAADWVNREQGVAGTIAQELASTEQELEEARLAGRELRFHKEKKDILMLAVGQLGTATLPLNC; this is encoded by the exons ATGGAATCTATCCGTCCTCAGCGACTTCAACCAGGGATAGGATTTGGGGTTGGATCAACTGGGACTATGCGTTCTTCTCTCCGACCAGGGGTAACAATACAACCAGTACCTCTACTGCCGTCTCCGGCCTCAATGTATGCTTCCTCcggcccaccaccacctcttcaACTACACAGCTTCCATGGAACTATTGGTGCGGGACTTGGAGCCGGAGTGTCTGGTTTCGGGCTATGCAATCCAGGGAACCCTACAGTGTTGAAGGAGGCAGTGGAGGCtgtggttcgaagttttgcgaAGCATACCCAGGGCTATGGCAGAG TTAACGTGGTGGAAGCCCTGCAAGAATTTTGGCAAATGAAACAGTCGAGAGGGGCTGACCTCAGGAATGGAGCGCTGGTAGTCTACGAGATGACGCCGTCGAACAACCCCCCTTATGTCTGTTATGTTAGTCTACCCGGAGGAAGTTGCTTTGGAAGCTTCCAG TTATGTCCAACCAAGGCCGAGGCAAGACGCAGCGCTGCCAAGATTGCTCTGATGAACTCTGTTTTCAATGAGCATCCCTCTCGAAGGATAACAGACGAGTTCATTGAAAAAAGTGTTTGTGAGGCACTGGCTTCTTTCAAT GGAAACAGAGAAGAGGCAGACAACCCCAACACAGGAATTGGGGCATTTCGCTTCATGCTCGAGTCCAACAAAGGAAAGTCCATGCTTGAGTTTCAG GAACTGATGACAGTTTTCCAGTTGCTTCATTGGAATGGAAGCCTGAaggcaatgagagagagacaatgttcCCGTCAG gaagtgctggCTCACTATTCCCACCGGGCACTGGACGATGACATGCGCACCCAAATGGCTGCGGATTGGGTGAATCGGGAGCAGGGAGTGGCTGGCACCATTGCCCAGGAGCTGGCTTCTACAGAACAAGAACTAGAAGAGGCCAGACTGGCAGGCCGAGAATTGCGTTTCCATAAGGAGAAGAAAGACATCCTTATGCTAGCAGTGGGTCAACTTGGCACTGCCACACTACCCTTAAACTGCTAA
- the LOC124488155 gene encoding V-type proton ATPase subunit C 1-A: MAEFWLISAPGEKTCQQTWDKIMAATTHTNNLSTNSKFSIPDLKVGTLDVLVGLSDEMAKLDSFVESVVKKVAQYMSDVLEDSRDKVLENLLANGVDLVTYVTRFQWDMAKYPIKQSLKNISEIISKQVTQIDNDLKARASAYNNLKGNLQNLERKNAGSLLTRSLADIVKKEDFILDSEYLITMLVVVPKASYPDWHKTYESLAEMVVPRSTNLLFEDQDSGLFSVTLFRKAIDDFRHKAREMKFMVRDFQYNDEEMKADKEEMTRLSTDKKKQFGPLVRWLKVNFSEAFIAWIHIKALRVFVESVLRYGLPVNFQAMLLQPNKKNMKKLREVLFDLYKHLDSSASIIDAAMDIPGLNLSQQEYYPYVYYKVDCNLFDFK; this comes from the exons ATGGCTGAGTTTTGGTTGATTTCTGCCCCTGGGGAGAAGACTTGCCAGCAGACCTGGGATAAGATAATGgctgccaccacacacaccaacaacctGTCCACCAACAGCAAGTTCAGCATCCCCGATCTAAAG GTTGGAACGCTAGATGTTTTGGTGGGCCTGTCTGATGAGATGGCAAAGTTGGATTCTTTTGTCGAAAG TGTGGTAAAAAAGGTTGCCCAGTACATGTCAGATGTGCTGGAGGACAGCAGGGACAAGGTCTTGGAGAACCTGCTGGCTAATGGAG TTGATTTGGTGACCTATGTCACCAGGTTCCAATGGGACATGGCCAAGTATCCCATTAAGCAGTCTCTGAAAAACATCTCAGAGATCATCTCCAAG CAAGTCACTCAGATTGACAATGACCTGAAGGCTAGAGCATCGGCCTACAACAACTTGAAGGGCAACTTACAGAATCTTGAAAGGAAAAATGC GGGGAGCCTGTTGACAAGAAGTCTGGCAGACATAGTGAAGAAAGAGGATTTCATACTTGACTCAGAATACCTGATTACCATGCTGGTGGTTGTCCCTAA GGCAAGTTATCCTGATTGGCATAAAACATATGAGAGCCTTGCTGAAATGGTGGTGCCACGCTCCACTAA TCTGCTGTTTGAGGATCAAGACAGTGGTCTCTTCAGTGTCACCCTCTTCAGGAAAGCCATTGACGACTTCAGACACAAGGCTAGGGAAATGAA GTTTATGGTGCGTGACTTCCAGTATAATGATGAGGAAATGAAGGCAGACAAAGAGGAGATGACCCGCCTTTCAACTGACAAGAAGAAGCAATTT GGGCCGCTGGTGCGATGGTTGAAAGTAAACTTCAGCGAAGCATTCATTGCCTGGATACATATCAAAGCCCTGCGGGTGTTTGTGGAGTCTGTCTTGAG GTATGGTCTGCCTGTGAACTTCCAGGCCATGCTGCTGCAGCCCAACAAGAAGAACATGAAGAAACTGAGGGAGGTGCTGTTTGACCTCTACAAACATCTGGACAGCAGCGCCTCCATCATAGAC GCCGCAATGGACATCCCCGGCTTGAACCTGAGCCAGCAGGAGTATTATCCCTATGTTTACTACAAAGTTGACTGCAACCTGTTCGACTTCAAATAG
- the LOC124488143 gene encoding brain and acute leukemia cytoplasmic protein-like isoform X1, with protein sequence MGCGGSRADTIIEPRYHESWTRETESTWLTNTDIETPVPGVNSKNCCSAEEMSSRMVVENAKYAGKGTEGSHKEKRMVNTATQCGKLPLTSTGPIHQRRSRCPPHEQMSTDSRMRASNETSGAPPKDVQPVNDGSRKNITAAQSCDGR encoded by the exons ATGGGTTGTGGTGGAAGTCGGGCGGACACTATAATCGAACCGAGATATCATGAAAGCTGGACCCGAGAAACGGAATCTACGTGGCTTACCAACACCGACATAGAAACCCCTGTCCCCGGAGTCAACAGTAAGAATTGTTGTAGCGCTGAAGAAATGTCTAGTCGAATGGTAGTAGAGAATGCAAAATACGCAG GTAAGGGGACGGAGGGCAGTCACAAGGAAAAGAGGATGGTAAATACAGCTACCCAGTGTGGAAAGCTACCCCTCACCAGCACTGGGCCCATCCACCAGAGGAGATCACGCTGCCCCCCCCATGAA CAAATGAGCACGGACTCGAGAATGAGAGCATCTAACGAAACAAGTGGTGCACCCCCAAAGGACGTCCAGCCTGTGAACGATGGTAGCAGGAAAAATATCACAGCAGCCCAGAGCTGTGATGGAAGGTGA
- the sf3b4 gene encoding splicing factor 3B subunit 4 isoform X2 codes for MAAGPISERNQDATVYVGGLDEKVSEPLLWELFLQAGPVVNTHMPKDRVTGQHQGYGFVEFLSEEDADYAIKIMNMIKLYGKPIRVNKASAHNKNLDVGANIFIGNLDPEIDEKLLYDTFSAFGVILQTPKIMRDPDTGNSKGYAFINFASFDASDAAIEAMNGQYLCNRPITVSYAFKKDSKGERHGSAAERLLAAQNPLSQADRPHQLFADAPPPPSAPTPVLTTLGTGMPMPGAFPPVPPPGSIPPGMPPGMPMPPAPGTPGPQGGSGGPPPGPPPFPPAGMHPPGMPQMSMHPHGPPGMVPPPPGPPGSNQHRAPPPPGMPPHPHMGMPPRGPFGHPMGHPMHPGMRGPPPPMPPPGYGGGPPRPPPFSYQRGPPMPPRPPGSLPRGPMRGPMPP; via the exons ATGGCGGCGGGGCCAATTTCGGAGCGGAATCAAG ATGCCACCGTGTATGTGGGTGGTCTGGATGAGAAAGTGTCTGAGCCACTTCTCTGGGAGCTCTTCCTACAGGCCGGGCCagtcgtaaacacacacatgccgaaAGACAGAGTCACTGGACAACACCAGG GTTATGGGTTTGTCGAGTTCCTCAGTGAAGAAGATGCAGACTATGCTATCAAGATTATGAACATGATAAAGCTCTACGGCAAGCCCATCCGGGTAAACAAGGCTTCTGCACACAATAAAAACCTGGATGTGGGTGCAAACATCTTCATTGGCAACCTCGATCCTGAAATCGATGAGAAGCTCCTTTACGACACATTCAGCGCCTTTGGAGTTATCCTTCAGACGCCCAAGATCATGCGTGACCCAGACACGGGAAACTCAAAGGGTTACGCCTTCATCAACTTTGCCAGCTTTGATGCCTCTGATGCCGCTATCGAGGCCATGAATGGCCAGTATCTATGCAACAGGCCTATTACAGTTTCCTACGCTTTCAAGAAGGACTCTAAGGGAGAGCGTCACGGATCCGCTGCAGAGCGCCTGCTTGCTGCCCAGAACCCGCTCTCTCAGGCTGATCGGCCACATCAGCTGTTCGCGGACGCACCCCCGCCGCCCTCTGCCCCGACACCTGTCCTCACCACCCTGGGTACAGGGATGCCCATGCCTG GTGCcttccctcctgtcccccctcctGGATCCATCCCCCCTGGGATGCCCCCTGGCATGCCCATGCCTCCTGCTCCAGGGACGCCAGGACCACAAGGGGGCAGTGGCGGTCCCCCACCAGGACCACCTCCATTCCCACCAGCAGGCATGCATCCTCCAG GAATGCCCCAGATGTCAATGCACCCCCATGGACCCCCAGGTATGGTGCCTCCACCGCCTGGACCCCCGGGATCCAATCAGCACAGGGCACCACCACCCCCTGGCAtgcccccacacccacacatgggCATGCCACCAAGAGGCCCATTTGGTCATCCGATGG GTCACCCCATGCATCCGGGTATGAGAGGACCCCCTCCTCCAATGCCTCCACCAGGTTACGGTGGTGGACCCCCACGTCCACCTCCCTTCAGCTACCAGAGAGGGCCTCCGATGCCGCCAAGGCCCCCAGGGTCTTTACCTCGGGGTCCAATGAGAGGGCCCATGCCTCCATAG